GTCGGGCGCCCAGCGCAAGGAGAGCAGCCCGGGCTCGCACACGTACGGCAACGCCGACGCGGTACGGATCATGGACGCGTGGTGGCCGAAGCTGATCGAGGCGGAGTTCAAGCCGGGGCTCGGTGACGATCTGTACGGGGCGCTGACCGCGAACCTCGCCACCGACGAGTCCCCGGCGGCCAGCCACGGGCCGAGCGGCGCGCACAGCGGTTCGGCCTTCCAGTACGGCTGGTGGGGCTTCGCCGACAAGGATCTGCGCCAGGTGCTGGGGCAGCCGGTCAAGGGGCCGCTGGCCAGGTCGTACTGCGGCAACGGCGATCTGAGCAGCTGCCGCGCGGCGCTGCTGTCCACCCTGAAGCAGGCGGCGGCGGTGCCGGCGGCCGAGGTGTACCCGGCCGACGACAGCTGCAAGGCCGGTGAGCAGTGGTGCACCGACTCGATCATCCACCGGGCGCTGGGCGGGATCGCGCAGAAGGCGATCCACTGGCAGAACCGCCCGACGTACCAGCAGGTGGTGGAGTTCCCGGCGCACCGCTGAGGCCGAAACCGCCGGGCGGGCAAGTCCAGCCCGCCCGACGGCATTCCAACCCCGTCCGGCGGGCAAATCAAGCCCGTCCGGCGATTGAGGACGGAACCGCTCCGCCGGGCGGGCCCGCACACATGGTTCACCCATGCACACGGGCCCGCCCGCCAGGCTCACCGGTACTGCAGATACCGCTTCCGCACCGCCCGGAACGCGGCGAGATCGTCCGCCCACGCCCCCACGACCTCATCCGTGTCCGCGCCCGCGTCGATCATCGTGCGCACCCGGGTGTTGCCGGTGAGCTTGTCGATCCAGTTGTCCGGCCGCCAGGCGAACCCGCTCCAGGTCTGCTTCGCCGTCACCAGCAGCGCGATCCCGGTGCGCACCGGGTCGAAGACCTCGCGGTCCTGTACGTGCACCTGGACGCCGCCCACCGTCTTGCCCTGGAACTTGGAGAACGTCGGCGCGAAGTACGCCTCGCGGAACGCCACTCCGGGCAGCTCCAGCGCATTGGCCGCGGCCGCCCACGTATGGTCGATCCCCTCCGCGCCGAGCAGTTCGAACGGCCGTGTGGTGCCGCGCCCCTCGGAGAGGTTCGTGCCCTCGAAGAGGCAGGTGCCCGAGTAGACGAGCGCCGTGTCGGGCGTCGGCATGTTGGGGCTCGGCGGCACCCACGGCAGCCCGGACGCGTCGTAGAAGTCCGAGCGCGACCACCCCGACATCTTCACGATCTCCAGCTCCGCCGGGCGGTCCGCCAGGAACTCGCCGTTGAACAGCAGCGCCAGTTCGGTGACCGTCATGCCGTGCGCCTGGGCGATCTCCCGTCGGCCCACGAACGTGCCGAACGCGGGGTCGAGCACCGGACCGAGCGCCGCCCGTCCCGTCACCGGGTTCGGCCGGTCCAGCACCACGAACTTCTTCCCCGCGAGGGCCGCCGCCTCCATGCAGTCGTACAGCGTCCAGATGTACGTGTAGAAGCGGGCGCCCGCGTCCTGGATGTCGAAGACGATCGTGTCCACGCCGGACGCGGTGAAGACATCGGCGAGCGCCTGCCCGCTCTTGAGATACGTGTCGTAGACCGGCAGCCCGGTCGCCGGGTCGTCGTACCTGCCTTCCGATCCGCCCGCCTGCGCCGTGCCCCGGAAACCGTGCTCGGGGCCGAAGACGGCGGTCAGGTCCACCCGGTCGTCCGGGTGCATCACATCGACGATGTGGCGCACATCGGACGTGATCCCGGTGGGATTGCTGACCACACCGACCCGCTGCCCCTTCAGCAGTGCGTAGCCGTCCGCCGCGAGCCGGTCGAAGCCGGTGCGGAACCGGCCGTGTCCGGCGCCGTGCCCCTTGCCGGACGAGGGGAGGGATGCCGCGGGTCCGGCCGATGCGGCGGTCGCCGCGAGAGCTCCCACCGCACCGCCGGCGGCCAGCAATCCACGTCTGGACAGGCTCATTCAGCTACCTCCATGATCGCGACGTCTGTCATGGTCACGCACGCTAGCGCGCGTGAGGGCCGCAGGGAACGAGCCGGACGGGGCGGCTGTGCGTGAAGTGGCGGATGAGACGCCCCGACCCCTTCCCCGACGACATACCGACCGGTTAGTCTGCCGGTGCAGTCGGCTGAGAGAGGCGGGACCGATGAGTACGGTGCAGGGCGCGGGCGTAGTGGTCACGGGGGCCGGAGGCGGCATCGGAGCCGCACTGGCCCGCAGATTCGCCGCCGAGGGTGCGCGGGTCGTGGTCAACGACCTCGACGAGAGCCGGATCAAGACGCTCGCCGAGGAGATCGGGGGCATCGCGGTCGCCGGTGACGCCTCGCAGATCGTCGATGCCGCCCGGGACGCGCTGGACGGCACCGTGGACGTCTACTGCGCCAACGCCGGCCTCGCCTCGCCCGGCGACGTCTTCGCCGACGAGGAGGTCTGGGCCGCCGCCTGGGACGTCAACGTCATGGCCCACGTCCGCGCGGCCAAGGCGCTGGTGCCGGACTGGCTGGAGCGCGGCAGCGGCAGGTTCGTCTCCACGGCCTCCGCCGCCGGACTGCTGACGATGATCGGCGCGGCGCCGTACAGCGTCACCAAGCACGGCGTGGTCGCCTTCGCCGAGTGGCTCTCCCTCACCTACCGCCACCGCGGCATCAAGGTCCACGCGATCTGCCCGCAGGGCGTGCGTACGGACATGCTCACCGCCGCCGGATCGGCCGGCAAGCTCGTCCTCGCCCCCAGCGCGATCGAGCCCGAGGCCGTCGCCGAGGCCCTCTTCGACGCCATGGCCGAGGACCGCTTCCTCGTCCTGCCGCACCCCGAGGTCGCCGGGTACTACCGGGCCCGCACCAAGGACACCGACCACTGGCTCGGCAGTATGAACCACCTCCAGCAGAAGTGGGAGGAGACCGGCGCATGAGTGACTCCATCTACGCGGCGAAGCCCTGGCTCCCGCTGCTCAGCGAGGCCCAGCGGGCACCCGTCAGCCCCGCCGAGACCCTGGTGCACGCCTTCCGCGACTCCGTGGGCCGGGCGCCTGGCCATCCGGCGCTCGCCTACTTCGACGGACGTCTCACCTACCGCGAGACGGATGAGCTCTCCGACTCCGTGGCCGGGCACCTTGCCGCCCGGGGGCTGGAGCGCGGCGACCGGGTCGCGATCATGCTGCAGAACTCCCCGCAGTTCGTCCTCGCGCTCCTCGGTGCCTGGAAGGCCGGGGCGACGGTCGTCCCGCTCAACCCGATGTACAAGTCCGCCGAGGTCGGCCACGTACTGAAGGACGCCGAGGTCACCGCGCTGATCTGCTCCGACCGGGCCTGGGAGGCGTATCTGCGGGACACCGCGGCCGGTGCCCCGTCCGTCCGGATCGCCGTCACCGCCTGCGAGCTGGACTTCCAGACGAAGAACGACGACCGGGTGCTCAACTTCGGCCGGCTCCCCGCAGCGGACGACGCCGACGACCTGGTGGCCGTAGCCCGCAAGGGCCTCGCGGCCCCCGCCGGCCGGGACCTCACCGCCGCCGACGTGGCGCTGATCAGCTACACCTCCGGGACCAGCGGCACCCCCAAGGGCGCCCTGAACTCCCACGGCAACATCATGGTCAACGCCGAGCGCCAGCGCACCGGCCACCCCATCGCCGAGGGCGCCGCCTACTTCGCCCTGGCCCCGCTCTTCCACATCACCGGCATGGTCTGCCAGCTGGCCGCCTGCCTCACCAACGCGGGCACCCTGGTCCTGGCGTACCGCTTCCACCCCGGCGTCGTCCTCGACGCCTTCGCCGAGCACCGGCCCGCCTACACCGTCGGCCCGTCGACCGCCTTCATGGCGCTCGCCGCGACCCCCGGTGTCACGCCCGAACACTTCGCCTCCTTCCAGGTGATCTCCTCCGGCGGAGCACCGCTGCCGCCCGCGCTCGTCGAGAAGTTCCGGGCGGACTTCGGCCCGTACATCCGCAACGGCTACGGCCTCACCGAGTGCACCGCCCCCTGCGCCGCGGTGCCGCCCGAACGCGAGGCGCCCGTCGACCCGGTCTCCGGCACCCTCTCGGTCGGCGTGCCCGGCCCGGACACGGTCGTGCGGATCATCGATGAGAACGGGGCGGACGTGCCCTTCGGCGAGCAGGGCGAGATCGCGGTGCGCGGCCCGCAGGTCGTCTCCGGCTACTGGCGGCTGCCCGAGGCCACCGCCACCGCCTTTCCGGACGGCGAGCTGCGCACCGGGGACATCGGCTTCATGGACCGCGAGGGCTGGCTCTACGTCGTCGACCGCAAGAAGGACATGATCAACGCCTCCGGCTTCAAGGTCTGGCCGCGTGAGGTGGAAGACGTCCTGTACACCCACCCCGCCGTGCGCGAGGCCGCCGTCGTCGGCGTCCCCGACGCCTACCGGGGCGAAACGGTCCGCGCCTACGTCAGTCTGCGGCCCGGTACCTCGGTCGAACCCGGTGAATTGGGTGCGTACTGCAAGGAACGGCTTGCCGCGTACAAGTATCCGCGCGAAGTCGAGATCCTGACGGAACTTCCCAAGACCGCAAGTGGGAAGATCCTCAGGCGGGAGCTGCGTTCACCCCGTGAGAACGGCTGACCCACAGCACGAAAGGAAGGTGGCGGCTATGGCCAAGGCGACGGACGGGAGCGGTACCCCTGTTCCGCAGCGGCTGCTGGCCGCCGCCACGCGGCTCTTCGCCGAGCAGGGGTACGACCGCACCTCGGTCCAGGAGATCGTCGAGGCGGCCGGCGTCACCAAGGGCGCGCTCTACCACTACTTCGGCTCCAAGGAGGACCTCCTCCAGGAGGTCTACGCCCGGGTGCTGCGGCTCCAGCAGGAGCGTCTCGACGCCTTCGCGGACGCCGACGCGCCGGTCGAGCAGCGACTGCGCGAGGCCGCGGCGGACGTGGTCGTCACCACCATCGAGAACCTCGACGACGCCTCGATCTTCTTCCGCTCCATGCACCATCTGAGCCCCGAGAAGAACAAGCAGGTCCGGGTGGAGCGGCGCCGCTACCACGAGCGCTTCCGCGCACTCGTGGAGGAGGGCCAGCGCAGTGGGGTGTTCTCCACCGCCACCCCGGCGGACCTGATCGTCGACTACCACTTCGGCTCGGTCCACCACCTGTCGACCTGGTACCGGCCCGACGGTCCGCTCACCCAGCAGGAGGTCGCCGACCACCTCGCCGACCTGCTGCTGCGTGCCCTGCGGCCGTAGGCCCTC
This genomic interval from Streptomyces sp. NBC_00464 contains the following:
- a CDS encoding class I adenylate-forming enzyme family protein codes for the protein MSDSIYAAKPWLPLLSEAQRAPVSPAETLVHAFRDSVGRAPGHPALAYFDGRLTYRETDELSDSVAGHLAARGLERGDRVAIMLQNSPQFVLALLGAWKAGATVVPLNPMYKSAEVGHVLKDAEVTALICSDRAWEAYLRDTAAGAPSVRIAVTACELDFQTKNDDRVLNFGRLPAADDADDLVAVARKGLAAPAGRDLTAADVALISYTSGTSGTPKGALNSHGNIMVNAERQRTGHPIAEGAAYFALAPLFHITGMVCQLAACLTNAGTLVLAYRFHPGVVLDAFAEHRPAYTVGPSTAFMALAATPGVTPEHFASFQVISSGGAPLPPALVEKFRADFGPYIRNGYGLTECTAPCAAVPPEREAPVDPVSGTLSVGVPGPDTVVRIIDENGADVPFGEQGEIAVRGPQVVSGYWRLPEATATAFPDGELRTGDIGFMDREGWLYVVDRKKDMINASGFKVWPREVEDVLYTHPAVREAAVVGVPDAYRGETVRAYVSLRPGTSVEPGELGAYCKERLAAYKYPREVEILTELPKTASGKILRRELRSPRENG
- a CDS encoding TetR/AcrR family transcriptional regulator, which encodes MAKATDGSGTPVPQRLLAAATRLFAEQGYDRTSVQEIVEAAGVTKGALYHYFGSKEDLLQEVYARVLRLQQERLDAFADADAPVEQRLREAAADVVVTTIENLDDASIFFRSMHHLSPEKNKQVRVERRRYHERFRALVEEGQRSGVFSTATPADLIVDYHFGSVHHLSTWYRPDGPLTQQEVADHLADLLLRALRP
- a CDS encoding exo-beta-N-acetylmuramidase NamZ family protein, translated to MSLSRRGLLAAGGAVGALAATAASAGPAASLPSSGKGHGAGHGRFRTGFDRLAADGYALLKGQRVGVVSNPTGITSDVRHIVDVMHPDDRVDLTAVFGPEHGFRGTAQAGGSEGRYDDPATGLPVYDTYLKSGQALADVFTASGVDTIVFDIQDAGARFYTYIWTLYDCMEAAALAGKKFVVLDRPNPVTGRAALGPVLDPAFGTFVGRREIAQAHGMTVTELALLFNGEFLADRPAELEIVKMSGWSRSDFYDASGLPWVPPSPNMPTPDTALVYSGTCLFEGTNLSEGRGTTRPFELLGAEGIDHTWAAAANALELPGVAFREAYFAPTFSKFQGKTVGGVQVHVQDREVFDPVRTGIALLVTAKQTWSGFAWRPDNWIDKLTGNTRVRTMIDAGADTDEVVGAWADDLAAFRAVRKRYLQYR
- a CDS encoding SDR family oxidoreductase, whose protein sequence is MSTVQGAGVVVTGAGGGIGAALARRFAAEGARVVVNDLDESRIKTLAEEIGGIAVAGDASQIVDAARDALDGTVDVYCANAGLASPGDVFADEEVWAAAWDVNVMAHVRAAKALVPDWLERGSGRFVSTASAAGLLTMIGAAPYSVTKHGVVAFAEWLSLTYRHRGIKVHAICPQGVRTDMLTAAGSAGKLVLAPSAIEPEAVAEALFDAMAEDRFLVLPHPEVAGYYRARTKDTDHWLGSMNHLQQKWEETGA